One Campylobacter concisus DNA segment encodes these proteins:
- a CDS encoding pyridoxamine kinase: MKRILTIQDISCVGKCSLTVALPIISAQGIEACILPTALLSTHTGFKNFTFRDLTDEFDAITQVWHKEGISFDGIYTGFLGSFRQLELIEKVFAEFDSGSLLRLVDPCMGDNGKLYHGFDEKFVAKMRELCTKAHVITPNITEASFMCEKSFLSEGYGEDYILELLDGLASFGAQKVVLKGIRYKQNECGIIAYDAKTKEKVEYFHEYLPFHASGTGDIFASVLFGSLINGESMQNAIKKAANFVLESIKITLKDDNRTRYGVQFEKLLRNF; the protein is encoded by the coding sequence ATGAAGCGAATTTTAACTATACAAGACATCTCGTGCGTGGGCAAATGTTCGCTCACAGTCGCACTTCCCATAATCAGCGCCCAAGGCATCGAGGCGTGCATCTTGCCAACGGCACTGCTCTCAACACACACTGGCTTTAAAAATTTCACTTTTCGTGATTTGACTGATGAATTTGACGCTATAACGCAGGTTTGGCACAAAGAGGGCATCAGCTTTGATGGAATTTACACTGGATTTTTGGGTAGTTTTAGGCAGCTTGAGCTTATAGAGAAGGTCTTTGCTGAATTTGATAGCGGCTCTTTGCTAAGGCTTGTAGATCCTTGTATGGGCGATAATGGCAAACTTTATCACGGCTTTGATGAGAAATTTGTGGCAAAGATGAGGGAGCTTTGCACAAAGGCTCACGTCATCACGCCAAACATAACTGAGGCAAGTTTTATGTGTGAAAAGTCATTTTTAAGCGAGGGATACGGCGAGGATTACATTTTGGAGCTGCTTGATGGCTTGGCTAGTTTTGGTGCGCAAAAAGTCGTTTTAAAGGGCATTAGATACAAGCAAAATGAGTGTGGCATCATAGCATATGACGCAAAGACGAAAGAAAAAGTGGAGTATTTTCATGAGTATTTACCGTTTCATGCAAGTGGCACTGGCGACATTTTCGCTTCAGTGCTTTTTGGCTCGCTCATAAATGGCGAAAGCATGCAAAATGCTATCAAAAAGGCAGCAAATTTTGTGCTTGAAAGCATCAAGATCACGCTAAAAGATGATAATCGCACAAGATATGGTGTGCAGTTTGAAAAATTGCTTAGAAATTTTTAG
- a CDS encoding radical SAM protein — protein MQDSTIVFGPINSRRFGMSLGIDLSPKQKSCNFNCVYCELKGAKPVEEIENPPSVNEIISALKEALKVHQNIDVITLTANGEPTLYPHLKELVEKVNEIKGKAKTLILSNGSGVRDQKICEALQGLDIVKFSLDSAVQSTFKKIDRNKSGIEVGELVKAMAKFRKEFNGELVLEILVVAGFNDKEEEFIALNEAINEIAPHRVDVGTIDRPPAYNVKGVDASRLEELASKIKGVPVTIARAHKIEQKYEFNKSEILAMLERRPQTTANVEENFSEHSKQILNSLLQDGVVFQTNVAGVKFYKLR, from the coding sequence GTGCAAGATAGCACTATCGTCTTTGGGCCGATAAATTCGCGCCGTTTTGGCATGAGCCTTGGCATCGATCTAAGCCCAAAGCAAAAATCATGCAATTTTAACTGTGTTTATTGCGAGCTAAAGGGCGCAAAGCCAGTTGAAGAGATAGAAAATCCACCAAGTGTTAATGAAATCATAAGCGCTTTAAAAGAAGCTTTAAAAGTTCATCAAAACATCGATGTCATCACGCTTACAGCAAATGGCGAACCAACTCTTTATCCGCACTTAAAAGAGCTGGTGGAAAAAGTAAATGAGATAAAAGGCAAGGCAAAAACTCTCATCCTAAGCAACGGCTCAGGCGTAAGAGATCAAAAAATTTGTGAAGCCTTGCAAGGGCTTGATATAGTTAAATTTAGCCTTGATAGCGCTGTGCAAAGCACATTTAAAAAGATAGACCGCAACAAAAGTGGCATAGAAGTTGGCGAGCTTGTAAAAGCAATGGCTAAATTTCGCAAGGAATTTAATGGCGAGCTTGTGCTTGAAATTTTGGTCGTGGCTGGATTTAACGACAAAGAAGAGGAATTTATAGCGCTTAATGAGGCTATAAATGAGATAGCTCCGCACCGAGTGGATGTGGGCACGATAGATCGCCCGCCAGCTTACAATGTAAAAGGCGTTGATGCTAGTAGGCTTGAAGAGCTAGCAAGCAAGATAAAAGGCGTGCCAGTCACCATAGCTAGGGCTCACAAGATAGAGCAAAAGTATGAATTTAATAAGAGCGAAATTTTAGCCATGCTAGAGCGCCGTCCGCAAACTACGGCAAATGTCGAAGAAAATTTCTCAGAGCACTCAAAGCAAATTTTAAACAGCCTTTTGCAAGACGGCGTGGTTTTTCAAACTAACGTCGCTGGCGTTAAATTTTATAAATTGAGATGA